A genome region from Deltaproteobacteria bacterium includes the following:
- the radA gene encoding DNA repair protein RadA, giving the protein MTRIAIQHVCRQCGFRTAKWFGKCGGCGAFGSVEEQSARAGGRGLSPVLPIDQVPLSPGRRERTGIGELDRALGGGLVPGAVVLLAGDPGIGKSTLLLSALDRLSGPKRPVLYVSGEESLQQIRLRGERLGTLSPALHLVAETDASMALDHARKLRPCVLAVDSIQTLALSGLESAAGSVTQVREVGHRLAAFAKETGIPVILVGHVTKEGSIAGPRVLEHLVDTVLFFEGDRSHAYRILRAHKNRFGSTNEIGVFEMKSEGLVEVPNPSALFLAERPTDASGSAVVAVMNGSRPLLVEVQALVARSSSGGNPRRTAIGVDFGRVAVLTAVLERKQGYMLADKDVYVSVAGGAEVPEPAGDLAVAAALVSSLRDRPLPPGTLVLGEVGLAGEVRAVSQIDPRLAEAAQLGFSRCVLPKGNRARVCKGGLELCEVANVGAAMDALFA; this is encoded by the coding sequence ATGACCAGGATCGCGATCCAGCACGTGTGCAGGCAGTGCGGCTTTCGCACGGCGAAGTGGTTCGGCAAGTGCGGAGGCTGCGGCGCGTTCGGCTCGGTGGAGGAGCAGTCGGCTCGCGCCGGCGGACGCGGGCTCTCGCCCGTGCTGCCCATCGACCAGGTCCCGCTCTCTCCGGGGCGCCGGGAGAGGACGGGCATCGGCGAACTGGACCGCGCGCTCGGAGGGGGGCTGGTTCCCGGCGCGGTGGTGTTGCTCGCCGGCGATCCCGGGATCGGAAAGAGCACGCTGCTCCTCTCCGCGCTGGATCGGCTCTCGGGTCCAAAGCGGCCCGTGCTGTACGTCAGCGGAGAGGAGTCGCTGCAGCAGATCCGGCTGCGCGGCGAGCGCCTCGGGACGCTCTCGCCGGCGCTCCATCTCGTGGCCGAGACCGATGCAAGCATGGCCCTCGATCACGCGCGCAAGCTCCGACCGTGCGTGCTCGCGGTGGATTCGATCCAGACGCTCGCCCTCTCCGGGCTGGAGAGTGCGGCCGGCTCCGTGACGCAGGTGCGCGAAGTGGGCCACCGGCTCGCTGCGTTCGCAAAGGAGACCGGCATCCCGGTGATCCTGGTCGGCCACGTCACCAAGGAAGGTTCCATCGCCGGGCCGCGCGTCCTCGAGCATCTGGTGGACACCGTGCTGTTTTTCGAGGGCGATCGCAGCCACGCCTACCGGATCCTGCGCGCGCACAAGAATCGATTCGGGTCCACGAACGAGATCGGCGTCTTCGAGATGAAGTCGGAGGGGCTCGTCGAGGTGCCGAATCCTTCGGCGTTGTTCCTCGCCGAGCGACCCACCGACGCGTCGGGCAGCGCGGTGGTGGCGGTCATGAACGGCTCGCGGCCGCTGCTCGTCGAGGTGCAGGCGCTGGTTGCTCGCTCGTCGTCGGGCGGCAATCCGCGGCGAACGGCCATCGGCGTCGATTTTGGCCGCGTCGCGGTGCTCACCGCCGTTCTCGAGCGGAAGCAGGGCTACATGCTCGCAGACAAGGACGTCTACGTGAGCGTCGCCGGCGGCGCGGAGGTGCCGGAACCCGCCGGCGATCTGGCAGTCGCGGCGGCGCTCGTGTCGTCGTTGCGGGACCGTCCGCTGCCGCCCGGAACGCTGGTGCTCGGGGAAGTCGGTCTTGCCGGCGAGGTGCGCGCCGTCAGCCAGATCGACCCGCGATTGGCGGAGGCGGCACAACTCGGCTTTTCCCGGTGCGTGCTGCCGAAGGGCAATCGGGCGCGGGTTTGCAAAGGTGGTCTGGAGCTCTGCGAGGTGGCCAATGTAGGAGCAGCGATGGATGCGCTCTTCGCTTAG